One region of Lathamus discolor isolate bLatDis1 chromosome 2, bLatDis1.hap1, whole genome shotgun sequence genomic DNA includes:
- the LOC136008409 gene encoding carboxymethylenebutenolidase homolog, translating to MADPFLYHTGDRSGYGCLGHEVQIEHIKAYVCRPSFFTDKAVIVIHDIFGWMFPDIRYIVDLIAGHGYITICPDFFKGTDPWKTTDHWADFADWMKHHDPTKVDKEADVVLKYLKEQCDAKKIGIVGFSWGGMAVHHLMLKNPQLTAGVSLYGIIRDSEERYNLLNPTFFIFGEKDHTISYDQITLLEEKLKQYCKVEYKIKVYPGQVHGFAQLKPEDMKPADKPYIEEARKDIIDWIKMFV from the exons ATGGCTGATCCTTTTCTGTATCATACTGGAGACAGATCTGGATATGGGTGCCTTGGACATGAAGTACAAATTGAGCACATCAAGGCATATGTCTGTAGACCATCTTTTTTCACAGACAAAGCTGTGATTGTGATTCATGACATATTTGGATGGATGTTCCCAGACATTAGATACATAGTTGATTTGATTGCAGGCCATGGATACAT CACTATCTGCCCAGACTTCTTCAAAGGGACAGACCCCTGGAAAACTACTGATCACTGGGCTGACTTTGCTGACTGGATGAAACATCATGATCCTACAAAAGTAGACAA GGAAGCTGATGTTGTCTTGAAGTATCTAAAGGAACAATGCGATGCAAAGAAGATTGGTATCGTTGGGTTTTCCTGGGGTGGAATGGCAGTACATCACTTGATGCTGAAAAATCCTCAATTAACCGCTGGGGTTTCCCTCTATG GAATAATTAGGGACTCTGAAGAAAGATACAATTTACtaaatcccacatttttcatttttggtgAGAAAGACCACACTATTTCTTATGATCAG ATCACCTTGTTGGAGGAGAAGCTGAAACAGTACTGTAAAGTTGAATATAAAATCAAAGTTTATCCTGGACAAGTTCATGGGTTTGCACAATTGAAGCCAGAAGATATGAAACCTGCCGATAAACCTTATATTGAAGAAGCTAGAAAGGATATTATTGACTGGATCAAAATGTTTGTTTGA